AGTGATTTGATCTTCCTTTCAACTTTCAAGTTCCTAATTTTTGTGCCATGAACCGTGTCTCTATCAAATCTGGATAGAGTTAAAAGGCATACAGGGAGTAGCCAACCACGAAAATCTGCCATGTTCCACTGCCCTCTTTAATGTCATCTATCTGAGTCAATGATGCTGTCTTTTTCTTCCCCATCATCGATTCTACTTACAATTTGAGTTAATGCCAATGCCTTTTAATGTCTTGCTTCTCAGCTCCCATATGAGTACTTGACTTCGTTACAAGAACGCTGTTGGAGTGGTTCAGAAGGTATGTACAAACTTTCTACTCTTGATAGTCTTGCAGGATATGCTTCTATTCAGCTGAATATCCAACAACTGGGATGAAAAAGATACTTTGATCCTTAATATCTTGAATTGTTGAGCTTAACCCTTCTACAAGAAATATTCATGTCTTACTCTTGTTTACTATTATTATCCGAATGTAATCCACTAGTGGGCATCATACATATTTATCTCAAACCTTGCAATTATTGACTAAATATGGGggccaaaattaggtgtctaCACACTTTACCATATTTTggaacttaatttttttttattacaattcTAACGACAGAATGAGGACTAAAGTCAAGTGTGGAGTCTACtcttaatttaatattatttttcaccttttcttaactttctttttgtttcatttcttcttcttttggttttagACCATTTAGCATGAAAGTGGCATCCCTCCTTTCCAAGcataaaagaagaaaccaaacaaaaatgaagaaaaaaaataagaactaaTATTAAATTAAGAACGGGACCTTATATTTGACTTTAGTGTTTGTTGTGTGAGTAGAATTGCAATcgagaatttttaaatttcgaaaacaTGAGAAAATGGGATCCGTGAGAGATATTGAAGTAAATTTAAAGTAATAAGGGAGGACTGTTTGAGATCGAAAGAGGGGTGACAAGAGATAGAATACCCTCTAAACAATTTACcgtatgattaaattaatccaaactgacatgtttctttcttctacAGCCAAAGAACCCagcttcacttttcttttcactcCAAGTGATAATTTTTTCTGGACAGGTAGTTTTTGCACTCATTTTGACAATAATCCTTTAGATTTTTTGTAATCTCTTGACTttggcctcttttttttttttttttttttttgggtcggtaaCTTTGGCCTCTTTTGTCGAGTCTAAAATTGAAGAGaaacatatgaaaagaaaatcccaTAGAAAATAATCTTAGATGATTGggcttattttttaaagttgcttatgataataaaattaagaaattctaTATAATGAAAGATTCAACCAAAATGTAAAGTAAAAGATTATAAAAGATCTAATATATGAGTAGATTGCTTGTTTGAATTATATAGACTACTCCCTTTTGTCCCTAATATAGTTTACTCTGTGGCAACgatttattattgataatttaGGCCAATGAAATGCGACATTGGTTTACTTTGTGGcaatgatttattattattgatgaaaaatgatacaaatagttCATAAATTTTAACCTGATGTGTAAtatgatccttaaacttttaacttATTCAATGCAATCCATGAGCTTTAGCCTAACAATTTAATGTGATCCTaaactttaatttgttcaatgttgACCTTGAACCTTCGGACATGTTCAATTCAGTCCCTAGATTGTATGAAAATGTTATATGTTGTCATTGATCTTCAATTAATGGAAGGACTACGTCAAACATTTACATATAATTTAAAGACTACATTAATATGTACCAAGAGTTCAaggattacattaaacaaatcaaaaattcaatgtagttcatgaacttttaatttgaacTTTAGGCCTAAGTTCAAAGATCAAACAATTTAAAAGTATGAAAACCACATTACACATCTGGCTAAAATTCAGTAATTCTGTCTCATTGTCCCTATTATTGATTTTCGTGTTATGTAATGTGTACTCATCCCATTAACctaggaaaagaagagaattataaaaagaaaccgaaaataattttaaaaaatgaagagaaaaaggaaaatgggctCACCATAATGTGTGGTCAGGTGCATAGGACTCAGATGCAATCCCATCGTCGTTTTATATTTACTTGTTTTAGGAAGTcgtaattaaattgcaccaccAGAAATGCTCAGGTTTTGTCAAATatcgcgacatttattaaaaatcacatgtacgcaaaaaaattaaaatcgtAGCGGGGTGTGTATATACGTGACTTACAGCGGTgcaattgttttttgttttttgtttttttgggggtggtGTTGGTGAtgacagttaaaaaaaaattcaccaaaaaaaaaagggagaaaaattaAGCTGTGTGAAATAGAATGTAAAGGAGTTGAATTCAACTGTGGATTAGAAAAAATATCTTGTACGTAACAATTTAATCTTCAAGCTCACTTTTAAACTTATCAAAATAGACACTTTATATGTcctatttttgttcctttgtgcacgtaaaaaaaaaaagtttgtttaTCATAGACTATTTACTTTCGAATAGTACAAGCTCATTTTGTTTTCTGGCTGATTTATTTGTAAACACGAGCGAAATTGAATTAAATGTTCAAAAAGAAGCCACCTTTACACCACGTACTATAGatttatttcataaatgaaTAAGATTTCAATCCACAAAAAATGATTTGTATAAGAAACGAAATGatcttttcaaataaagatagtTTGACAAGATAACACATTCACATAAGCATTagttatatgataaatttttacTCATTggacaaaatatttttacactGATGGAGGATTACTTGTAGCTCATTTAGATCGACCccaaataactaaaaaaaaaaaaaacttttaaaatttacatggcaaatttttttttcaattattcattgtgtatttttctttttttcataagaGGATCAAAATATCGAAGTAGTTACCTTATTGTCAATATGAGTGTtacttgattgaatttttatttttcaacacACAAGTGAGTGTGAGGGATATTAACATAATAAACCCTCccataaattaaatatttggaTAATTAATTCCACTCCAATTAATATGAGTAAGCTCCGACTTGGAAGTCCTTTTTCCCTTCCGGACCACACGCCACCCACGTCGTGGCTCAAAACCGCATGCGCTTCAGTGAGTGTCCCACGGCGACTCCTACTAAAAATGCTCATCACATGCAATTTTGATGTATCTGGACACAAGCCTGCGTACTTTTACCCGCTACATGGCATTTGGTTACCACGCAACATcctaaatttggaattttttgctgtataataagtttaaaacttttcgACTAATTTTCTCGGTAGGATTTAACATAATAAATCCTCCCTCAAATTAACTATTTCGACCTTTAATTCCACTCCAATTGATGCGTGGAGCATGactaaaaaagggaaaagaaaaactaaatagAGAAACCAATGATTTGCCCATATTAAACAAGAAAAGGGGAGAAATAATGAATAATGAGAAATTATTAGCTAGCAAAGtaatcatggaaaaaaaaatccatactTGCCTTATTTAGAAtaacaaagaaattattaatTCGATGGACTAAATTATCAGATTTtgatcataaaagaaaaaatggggCCAGCAGTTTTTCTATAAAAGGATTAATCCTCCATGATCAACTTGAAAACCCCAAAAACtcaaggaggagaagaaaaagaggagatagCGTCAGTCATCAATTAGTCAGCCAACAATGTCCGCTTCACCCCTCAAGCCCACccccatcctcctcctcctcctcctcctcacctTCTCTCTCGTCGTCCCGCCGGCGCTCTCCGTCGCGCCCGAGGAGTGCACCGAAGAATCCGGCGACTGCGTCAACAAGGCCAAGGCCCTGCCCCTCAAGATCATCGCCATCTTCTCCATCCTCATCACAAGTGTGATCGGTGTCTGCTCCCCGCTGCTCACCCGCTCGATCCCGGCCCTCCATCCCGACCGCGACCTCTTCTCCATCGTCAAGTGCTTCGCGGCGGGCATCATCCTCGCCACCGGGTTCATGCACGTGCTGCCCGACTCCTTCGATATGCTGTCCTCACAGTGCTTGGAGGAGAACCCTTGGCACAAGTTCCCGTTCACGGGTTTCGTCGCCATGCTGAGTGCACTCGTAACTCTGATGGTGGACTCGATGTCGACGAGTGTGTATAGCCAGCGGAACAACGTAGGCGCCATTCCCGATAGCGAGAGCGGCAAGGGCCGTGACGGTGACCGGGAGATGGTCACGGTGACCGCGGCACATTCGCAAGCCACGGCCACCACCACGGGGAGGCGGCGAGTTCTCAGCTGGTTCGATACCGGGTAGTTGCAATGGTAAGGTCATGCTTTGGATATCGTTAATTACATGCTTTCACTTAGATTTAATTACTGTATGGTACTGGTAAAATCCACATAGATGTAAAACTCGCACGGATCAGCAAGATAAATCCCCTCCACCCCACGACCATTATTTCCCAGGTAGCGCCATCCATTTTCATTGActtggaaaaattcaatttagcagtGCACATGAAGAACTTTTTAAgggttcattttcttttttggcttgaatttaaaggaaagaaatgtcGACATAGATGCAAGGCTCACTTCGTATACTTTAGATTTCGTGCTATACACATGCATTTTCTGCCTCATGGACCGTTCACAAGTTTATCATTGGTACGTAGGATTTCGAATAGAACAAGGTCAAATCACGAAAGTGGCATACAGAAAACagtaaataatataatttatgcTTTGATTATGTGCATTCCTCCTATCGGCGACCTTTGTAAACTTTGATTTGTCAATTGGGAAAATGGAATTTGTAAGAAATATCAAACTTACTTGAACTCCTATTATCTCTTAGTTAAGACCAAGTATATTTCTACCTCGACGGAAATAAGTTCTCATAGTGTtggaaattaatatatattagcCCTAAATTTTGTCCCCttataaatttcttttcttgacatTGAAATTTGGATCAATTGTACTCAGGTGCTGGAGCTAGGAATAGTGGTACACTCAGTGGTGATAGGGCTTGGAATGGGAGCCTCAAGCAATGTGTGCACCATCAGAGGCCTTGTGGCTGCTCTTTGCTTCCATCAAATGTTTGAAGGCATGGGTCTTGGTGGTTGCATTCTTCAGGTGACATTTCATATCCACAAACctcagaaattttttaaaatttatgacaaagaaaaacaaatcaatcTTTGTAGATTGTTGTTATCTCAATTTCACATGCCGGCCCAGATCGGTTAATTGGAACTTATGCTTAACACGATGAACAGGCAGAGTACAAGTGGCCAAAGAAGCTGGTGTTGGCGTTCTTCTTCGCAGTGACGACCCCTTTGGGGATTGCCCTAGGGATCGCGCTGTCGAGTAGTTACCGGGAGAACAGCCCGCATGCGCTCATCACAGTTGGCCTGCTCAACGCGTCATCCGCGGGACTCCTGATCTACATGGCCCTGGTCGACCTACTTGCCGCCGACTTCATGGGTCCAAAGATGCAGCGCAGCATCAAGCTCCAGGTCAAGGCCTATGCCGCCGTGTTCCTGGGTGCCGGTGGCATGTCTCTCCTGGCCAAATGGGCTTGAGTTTATACTAATTATCCTCGACGACAGAATGTGTAACCGGATGGGTTTTTGCgtcttccttttgctttttggttAATGCTCGAGCTCCATTTGTGTTTGGCTTTGGCTTATCAACAACTAGagattatttgataaattgtgTTTGGCTTATGAACATGGAAAATGCGTTCTACAGATCTGCTACAGTATTGTCTTGAGAGGACGAATTGGTCACTCTTTAAATGTCATTCCACTTTTACTGGGCAATGCTAGCGCTTGCATCTCAACCGAGATGCCAATGTCCAAATAAGGAAGGAAAACAGTATCTTCCCAAATCACTTTTTATTCCCGTGGATTGAATTTCTTCGTTTTAACTGATATAAAGTAAGATATAactatcaatttttaaatacatTGTAAGATGATTTTATTTGGTCAAAgcaatatgattgaattgattttttgataaatttatagtGTGGATAATATTTCTTTTCAACATAAAAACTAAGTTAGTTCAAAGTCCGAAATTAACATCGCATATGTATGTCTTTTCAACATACACCGAGGAAATCTGCGAAAAATTATATACAACCTACAATTAGGTGCATTATGCAAACATATAGGCAATAGCTGTTAGGGCTAGATGGATCACTTACAGATTGATGAATAGGTgataatacaaaataaaataaatttaaaatattattgcaaCAAAACATTGGCTGACGACAACCTAAGTAATTGTTGGATTTTACTGGTGTGCAATTAACTCTATCATAAGTAAACAACCCGAGTAATTGCCAGCTCTTACTTATGTGCAATTAACTCTATCACaagtaaaataaatagattaagTCATAGAAAATTGCACATAAACGATTATTGTAGTTAAGCTTTTGTAAACCTACATCTACTCCCTCGCACTAACAGCTAATCGGTTGGATTCCACTAGATGAATCTATTAGAGGCTATAAGATCTAAGTAACGAATACTCAACCTCATGTGAATAATTCCTCACATACTCGAACCTCTTAGGCTACGTTTTGTTATCTGAATTTATAACCAAGATAAGACAATatgataagatatgaaatccatgggatttttttatatcatatccattgtttagtaattttaataataaagtcaaatatattcacacaatattatatattatatcaatattatttggtataaacACCTATATGAATCACAAGTTGTACaatggagatggtaaaaatctctcgcaaCATTcttgcctactttatttttattttattttcctttcttttttaattaatttcttttttatttctttcttccccttccatcattctctaataaaattttactaaagagaaaattatactaatatacctaaaatacttaaatactaaaaacctaataaatatatatttatatatcaaatttatattataagatagaattaaattcaaatataaataaaaatacgattaaattaaaaactaatttttttatattgaaattcttatattagaattcaaatattatttatattgaaatataattttaatttgttaatttaacaaatttgttatttgagaaaaaacttattatgaatattagaaatcatatccgCCTctatcccacctcccccataaaataattttatcttaaGTAGGTATCAAacataggatatgataaattaatCTTATCCTAACCGCTAAAGGCAACCTAAGAGATTACAAAGTATAACTCATAGAAATAAATGTATATGATTGAAAATCACTCAAGACTTAGAAAtgataaatttcataattttagtTTCATATGACATTTCAGCATCTCGACCTTCTTTTATAATCCTCATTGTCCAAGTTGACCGTTGCACATTATCCAATCTAATTACTTCAAGGTTGCCGAGATTGAAGTCTTTCAATGATTCTATTGCCCATATAGCAAATAGAGTTTCCATAAGAAAAGTGTTTCACTTGGAAAGAATATTTTGCCTCTTGTAGGTTGATTTATTCAAGTCTTGCTATATTCCActtagaaatatttgatttgatatattttcCTTCTTGGATAGATCTTATAATTTTAGCAAAGAATCACCCAATTCCTGGCCGTTTCATGAAAATTACTCTCTAGATCAATATTTCCGAGTATCAAATATCAAGGATATGAACTTcttcaagatttaaagtctgatTCTCTTAGTCCAATGAGTAACATCTATAGCGCTCATCAAAATTTCCACCTGGAAAATCTTACCATCATAATCAAAGAATGATTAAATTTAGGGAATACATACATGTATTTAGGGAAAATTCCTAATAATGGCAtgaagtgccatcattttctctaataaggacttgaagtggatattgtttcaaataaaagcccAAAGTGCCCTCATCTTCTTAAATAAGTACTTGAAATatatattgtttcaaataaaggcatgaagTCCACATATTAGTCTAAAAAAAATGGCTTGAATTCACTAGCTATGAAgggcaatttcatcttttataatttttattttttttccttttttcttttattttttctgttttcttcataaaaacacaaaaaaaaattaaaataaaggaaaacacaGGCAAGAGGAGCACCTCCCTCCTGTGGTGGTCGCCCCATTACTAGTGGGTCAACGGCAAAGGTCAGCACGGTTGCTTATGCATGTGCGAGGGCCAACGACACTCGCCGACCAGAGGCGAGGGCCTAAAGTGAGAGGGTGGCAACCCTTTCCCCACACCGACCATGGGGTTGCatgagtttttcctttctttattttagttttatttttaaattttttaatataatttagtttaaaattaACTTGTGTTTGCACGAAAATATCCCTAATTAGCCAGGATATTTTGTTGATTGgctaggcccttatttgaaatgattataATCACTTTAAGCCCTTCTTTGGGATTGATATGAATAATGTCCATTTCATACCTTTCTTTGAGAAAACGAGAGTACTTTAGACTCTTGTTTAGAATTTTCCTTGTATTTATATGGAAatggttttaaaatttatatttgtattttgactaattaaatttttactttaatatttttcataagtCCTATTTAAGATGgaatttaaaataaagaatgacACTCTATATAGTCAAATTTGTTGAATTCGTCATAATTTATGTAATATGCGTGAAGTCTTCATTTGGccaatttcaacttttaattcattaataaatattttattgaggTTTTGTTTCAATGAATATAGTCTTGAGATAGATTTTATAAGCAATATTTGTGGTTCTCATTTTGCTAGTTAAAATGTTTAATCAAGTAATGAATATtacattaattattttataaggATTGCCTTCTTtccactcctttttttttttaactacaGACAACCGTTACCACTTTGAATAGACCATAATATTCCTTGCGAGGCTTACTTCATCAGTCTTTTAGAATTtagaaacttttggcacaaTTTTACCCACATAGCAAAgactaaaaaatattatatcatgTTTTGAAAGTGATTTAAGatagtataattaaaaaaaaatcctatgtaATTTACGATTCAATTAAAACGTAAAGTAAAAAATTGTAAGAGATCTAATATATGAGTAGATCATTTGTTGTTTAAAGTATGGTTtacttctcctttctttttttttccctaatataCTTTACTCCACAATAGAGTACGTTCCTAGTAATAAAATACGCAAACACTCCGTAGGAATCACCTGCGGTACTAGGTCCATCAACCAAAGGACAACGGTACTAGGTTGACCTGTTGGTTGACAGACCTGTGCGAAGCCCGGCCGACCTAACAAGAACCCTTTCAGGTTCCACCTTCTCACCCCAACGTGGATGACAACTATACTATCCTACCTCATGGTAGCCATTTTCGAGGAGATGGTATGGCGTCAATCTTAACCACCGAAGCTCCCTCCATTCCTGGattgatctttttcttcccgATCTAGGAGAGAATATGGGAGGTAACATTGGGGAGTCCCACCTCTCGAGGCTTCTTCCCCAATTTCTTCTCCTTTGAACATTTTAAAGACCTGCTCAAATCTATAGAGACCTAATATATGAGTAGCTTAGGACCTGAGTATGTCCTTAAACTACTTCCCATTTCAATGGAATTCCCTTCGGATTGAAAATGGGTATTTCTCATGGGCTCTCCGTCACAACTCCTCCCTCGTGGAGGGGCAAGGATCCCACCCTAGATTCCTGCGACGTCTCATCCCCATGAAATACCaaggtacaaaaaaaaaatgaaaggggcCTCCCCATAAATGGGGAagattgatctttttcttcccaaTCCAAGAGAGAATATGGGAGGTAACATTGGGGAGTCCCACCTCTCGAGGCTTCTTCCCCAATTTCTTCTCCTTTGAACATTTTAAAGACCTTCTCAAATTTATAGAGACCTAATATATGAGTAGCTTGTTGTTTAAATTATGGCttgcttctctctttttgtcCTAATATACTTTACTCCCCGACATAAATATGTTCCGCATAATAAAAACGCAGGCACTCCACGGGCATCACGTGGTCCCTCTCCCGAAATGGCTTGAAGATACCGTTCTGGTGCATTTGGGCACGAGCCCTGATATTTCCAGCCGCCACGTGGCATTCGATCGTGACGGTAACACCCTCAATTTTTTGCAGAGTCCAAAGGGATCATATAGATCAGTTGATGGTTAGGCCAATGCAACGTCACATCGTTTTGGCTTGTCGCAACAGGTTAGTATGGATTGTCGTGTAAAGTTAAAACAAACACAaaacggaaaaaaaataaaataaaagagaggtttagaaaagaaaatgtattaGGGCTAGAGCCACTCACAGTGTGAAGAAAGAATTAGATCAgcaacaaagaaaaagggaaattaatAGGATGTCATAAATTTAATCGCTTTAAGAAGTGTCAGATACCAACCAAGTAAAAATTCGAGAATAAGCCGCATcatgaaaaagataaatgaagtTCTATCAACTATactgtaaaaataataatatttacctATGAATTTACTAAAATATCTGCGTAATTAACACTTTTAATCTTTAATTCACTTTTAAACTTATCAAATAAACACTCTTATCCCAGGCTCGACCTAACCGACCCAGAGCCGTGGCCGTGCAGTTTTGCAGTAAATTTTTATGGCACATGCAAGCCTAAAAAATCCGTTCATGGTTTTGTACAGATGTAAATTCAACCAAAAACATCATGCATAACAATATCCCAGACCAACGAACTGAAGAATTATGGGTGATGATATATTTCAGTGCCAGAGCGAAGTCTGCAATCTCTGCGCAGTCCATAGCTCGGAAAGAAAAGCTGGACCATCCTTGTCAGGTTCACAGTTAGTGTGAATTGGACATTGATTTTAGGATCAATGGTCTTGCAACCAATCTTGAATAGCAGATCGCAGACTCATATTCGGGAGGAGATCAAGGTTCGCAAGCCGGAGATTCGTCATAGGTGAAGTATTGTGGCCACTAGAAAACCA
Above is a window of Eucalyptus grandis isolate ANBG69807.140 chromosome 9, ASM1654582v1, whole genome shotgun sequence DNA encoding:
- the LOC104446499 gene encoding LOW QUALITY PROTEIN: fe(2+) transport protein 1 (The sequence of the model RefSeq protein was modified relative to this genomic sequence to represent the inferred CDS: inserted 1 base in 1 codon); its protein translation is MSASPLKPTPILLLLLLLTFSLVVPPALSVAPEECTEESGDCVNKAKALPLKIIAIFSILITSVIGVCSPLLTRSIPALHPDRDLFSIVKCFAAGIILATGFMHVLPDSFDMLSSQCLEENPWHKFPFTGFVAMLSALVTLMVDSMSTSVYSQRNNVGAIPDSESGKGRDGDREMVTVTAAHSQXHGHHHGEAASSQLVRYRVVAMVLELGIVVHSVVIGLGMGASSNVCTIRGLVAALCFHQMFEGMGLGGCILQAEYKWPKKLVLAFFFAVTTPLGIALGIALSSSYRENSPHALITVGLLNASSAGLLIYMALVDLLAADFMGPKMQRSIKLQVKAYAAVFLGAGGMSLLAKWA